The Urbifossiella limnaea nucleotide sequence GTCCTCGATCGTGACGAGGCGCTCGGAGCGGGGGATGTACTGGCTCAGCACGTTCAGCAGCGTGGTCTTGCCGGCGCCGGTGCCGCCGGAGATCAGGATGTTCGTCTTGGCGGCGACGGCGGCGGCGAGGAAGTTCAGGATTTCCGGCGTCAGCGTGCTGTTCGCCAGCATCGCGTCCGGGGTGAACGCCTCGCCGAACCGGCGGATCGACAGCACCGGGCTGTCGAGCGTCAGCGGCGGCAGCACGGCGTTGACGCGCGACCCGTCGGGCAGCCGCGCGTCCACCATCGGGCTGGACTCGTCCACGCGGCGGCCGACGCGGGAGGCGATGCGCTGGATGACGCGGGTGAGGTGGGCCTTGTCCACGAACCGGGTGCGCGTCTGGCGGAGCCTGCCGCCGACCTCGACGTACACCTGGTCGGGGGCGTTCACGAGGATTTCGGTGACCTTCTTGTCGGCCAGCAGCGGCTCCAGCGGGCCGAGGCCGAACACCTCGTCCACCACCTCCTCGACGGCGCGCTCGCGGTCGGCGGCGGGGATGTCGCGGTCCACCTGCGGGGCGAGGCGGCGGGCCAGCCCCTCGACCTCGCGGCGGAGGCGCGGGCGGTCCCAGGTGTCGAGCCGGGACAGGTCGGCGACGTCCACCACGGCCCGGTGGAGCTCGTCCTTGAAGGTGAGGAACCGGGTGTCGGCGGCGGGCATCGGGAAACCCGGGACAGGGGACAGGGGACTGGGGCCGCGTGAAGGGGTGAAGGGGTGAAGGGGTGAAGGGGTGAGAAGAACCCCTGGCTCGTCACCCCTTCACGCCTTCACCCCTTCACCCCTTCAATTCTTGGGCGGCGCCGCCACCGGGCGCACCGTGGTGCCCGGGGCGGGCGCGTTGCCGGGGCCGGTCGGGCTGCTGAACACGTACTCGAACCCGGGGTCGGCGGGGGAGAACGTGGCGTTGCCGGCGCGGGCCGTGCCGCGGAACAGCTCGATCTGCACGGCCGGGGTTTTCGGGGCCGGCGGGGCCAGCTGCAGCACCCGGGCCAGGTCCGCCCGGCCGACCGACAGCTCGCCGCGGGCGTACTTGGCGATGCGGTCCTGCTCCTCGCGGTACTCGGGGCTGCCGGGCTCGGCGAACGGGATCGCCAGCAGCGTCTTCGTCGGCTCCTCCATCGCCCGCGCCCGCAGGTCGTCCAGCCGCTGCTTCTGGGCCGCGGACACCGGCGACAGACTGAGCGTGCCGACGGAGCGGGCGTAGTCCAGCAGGGCGGCGCGGTACGGGTTAACCGCCAGGGTGTGGCCGATCAGGCCGTCCTGCGGCGGGGCGAAGATGGTGAACAGCGACGACCGCTTGGCGATGACCGGCGCTGACTGCACCAGCACGCCGATCTGCGGCACCTTCGCCGGGCTGTCGGTCCGGGCCACGTCCGTCAGGACGAGCACGTCCACCCAGTCGCCGGTGGCGATGAGACCGCCGGCGGCCAGTTCCTTCGGCAGGCCCAGGTCGATGGCCCGGGTGCCGGGGGCGAGGCGGGCGGCCAGCGGCTCCGGCCGCTTCACCGCGGCCAGGTCGGACGCCTTCAGCGGCGTGTCGGCGACGACGCTCTTGGCCGCGTACCGGAACGCCGCGGTGGCCCGCGACGGCGGCAGGTAGTCGGCCTTGTTCGCGTCGTACTCCTTCAGCTCGTCGGCCCGCAGCGGGCGGACGCTCACGTACTGCCCGTCCAGCGAGTCGCCGGGGGTGAGGTGGAGGTTGTAGACCACGACCTGCGGCGGCGGCGGCGGCACGACGACGACCGGCGCGGGGGCCGGCGGCGGCGCCACGGCGGCCGGCGGGCTGAGCCAGCCCATGGTGCGGACCAGGGCCACGACCCCGAGCCCGAGAACGACGGCGATCGCCACCACCGCCAACAGCGACCCGCGCATGGCGGACCCCCCGAGAGCCACGAACCCGGTCGAACCCCGTCCCTCCGTGGAACGTACGCCCGCGGCGCGACGCCGCGAGCGGCAACGGAACTGTCACCCGCCCGCCGGAACCAGCCGCACCTGAACCGGCAGCACCAGCAGCGCCAGCAGCACGATCACGCCGAGCGTCATCGGCAGGGAGAAGCTCAGCAGCCGCCACGGCGCCGCCTTCGCCCGCAGCCCCTGACCCGGCCGGCCCCGCAGCAGCGCCCCGGCCATGCGGGCCAGCGTCAGCACGGTCACCGCGACCAGGGCCACCGCCAGCACGAACAGGAACAGCTTCGGCCCCACCCACGCGCCGACCGCGGCCGCCAGCTTCACGTCGCCGCCGCCGCCGACGCCGAACACCCACAAGACGAAGAACACCCCGAACCCGACGGCGAACCCGGCCAGCGCGAACAGGAATCCGTCGAGCGCCCCGACCGCCGCCCCGTTCGGGCCGAGGCTCCAGGCTTCCGCCCCGTCGGCACCGACCCAGGCGCCGCGGACCAGGTTCATCAGCACGCCGCCGGCGAGGAGCCCGAGCGTCACCGGCTTGGGGACGCGGAGGGTCCGCAGGTCGTGCCAGCAGGCGGCCGACAGGCCGGCGAGCAGCAGGGCGGCGAAGGCCCAGGCGAATCCGGGGGCGGGGAACGTCATAGTCGCCTGCTCAGGGTGCCGGGGCGACCGCGTTCACCGTCACCACCGTCGGCATCACCGCCGCCGCGGTATACGGGACGATGTTCGTGTTCGGGTTGAACACCAGCACGTACCCGTTGCCGATACCGTTGCCGGTACCGTTGCCGTTGCCGTTGCCGTTGCCGGGGTTCACCTGCGAGAACGTGACACTGGGAAAGATCACGCGGACGATGTTGGCCAGGCTGGTGAGCGCGGCGATGCCGGAGTTCCGCAGCGCGACGAGGCCCGGGACCAGGCCGAACACCAGAATGGCGAGGACGAGCACCAGCTCGGTGGAGATCACGGCGGCGGTGTCGTCCGCCCAGAGGCGGCGGAGGAGTCGGGGCATCGGGGCGGTCTCGCGGGTGGCTCGCCCCCGGCGGGTTGCGCCGGTGGTGTCTACCCGTCACTATGACCGCGGCCCGTGGCGGCGCCGCCCCCGACTTGCGGGAAAGTGAACGAATCCGGGCCAATCAGGGTGGGGCCGGGGCGGTCCTGCCGGGCCGCACGAGCACGCCGACGGCGCGGCCGCGCGGCGCATCCGCGCCGGGCGGCACGACCGGGCCGTCAGGGCGCGGGCGACACGACGAACGGGCCGGGGTATTCGAAGTCGGTGTCGACCGGCTCGACCTGGGCGGCCGACAGCTGGTTCGCCGTGGTGTAGTCGACCTGGAGCCCGCCG carries:
- a CDS encoding CpaF family protein; this translates as MPAADTRFLTFKDELHRAVVDVADLSRLDTWDRPRLRREVEGLARRLAPQVDRDIPAADRERAVEEVVDEVFGLGPLEPLLADKKVTEILVNAPDQVYVEVGGRLRQTRTRFVDKAHLTRVIQRIASRVGRRVDESSPMVDARLPDGSRVNAVLPPLTLDSPVLSIRRFGEAFTPDAMLANSTLTPEILNFLAAAVAAKTNILISGGTGAGKTTLLNVLSQYIPRSERLVTIEDAAELKLRQPHVVRMETRSANLEGEGQVTQRDLLRNALRMRPDRIILGEARGPEAVDMLQAMNTGHEGSLTTVHANDARDALSRLELMIGLAGVDLPAGVTRGYIASAFSLIVHVSRLAGGARRVTRVAELRGLKGDKYRVRDIFRFEQTGVVDGDAVGSFRATGYAPTKLLDRLAAAGKGVDGRLFDDRPLLEILPTAGDNGFPDDVAPDIELTREVEGE
- a CDS encoding prepilin peptidase, with translation MTFPAPGFAWAFAALLLAGLSAACWHDLRTLRVPKPVTLGLLAGGVLMNLVRGAWVGADGAEAWSLGPNGAAVGALDGFLFALAGFAVGFGVFFVLWVFGVGGGGDVKLAAAVGAWVGPKLFLFVLAVALVAVTVLTLARMAGALLRGRPGQGLRAKAAPWRLLSFSLPMTLGVIVLLALLVLPVQVRLVPAGG
- the cpaB gene encoding Flp pilus assembly protein CpaB, producing MRGSLLAVVAIAVVLGLGVVALVRTMGWLSPPAAVAPPPAPAPVVVVPPPPPQVVVYNLHLTPGDSLDGQYVSVRPLRADELKEYDANKADYLPPSRATAAFRYAAKSVVADTPLKASDLAAVKRPEPLAARLAPGTRAIDLGLPKELAAGGLIATGDWVDVLVLTDVARTDSPAKVPQIGVLVQSAPVIAKRSSLFTIFAPPQDGLIGHTLAVNPYRAALLDYARSVGTLSLSPVSAAQKQRLDDLRARAMEEPTKTLLAIPFAEPGSPEYREEQDRIAKYARGELSVGRADLARVLQLAPPAPKTPAVQIELFRGTARAGNATFSPADPGFEYVFSSPTGPGNAPAPGTTVRPVAAPPKN